The Chryseobacterium indicum genome includes a window with the following:
- a CDS encoding DUF1697 domain-containing protein yields the protein MKYCAFLRGVNVKGTNMKMAEVCQVFKNAGMSDVVSVLASGNIVFSSDKKGHELKLILEKAMSEHFSYEAYLFIKSQQETEQFWNGNPFEKNDDLHVYAFAGNDGVENILMTEFENAVKSENEDAEIVNHIFYWQVSKGNTLDSAFGKILGKKSMKDQFTSRNINTFEKILKKF from the coding sequence ATGAAATACTGTGCATTTCTCCGTGGCGTCAACGTAAAAGGAACCAATATGAAAATGGCAGAAGTCTGTCAGGTTTTCAAAAATGCCGGAATGAGCGACGTTGTTTCAGTTTTGGCATCGGGAAATATTGTTTTTTCCTCCGATAAAAAAGGTCATGAATTAAAGCTGATTCTTGAGAAAGCGATGTCTGAACATTTCTCTTACGAAGCGTATCTGTTTATAAAATCTCAGCAAGAAACAGAACAGTTTTGGAACGGAAATCCTTTTGAAAAGAATGATGATCTTCATGTGTATGCCTTTGCAGGAAATGATGGCGTGGAAAATATTTTAATGACGGAATTTGAAAATGCTGTGAAATCTGAAAATGAAGATGCAGAAATTGTGAATCATATTTTTTACTGGCAGGTTTCCAAAGGAAATACACTAGATTCTGCTTTTGGAAAAATTTTAGGTAAAAAAAGCATGAAAGATCAGTTTACAAGCAGAAATATCAATACTTTCGAGAAGATTTTAAAGAAATTTTAA
- a CDS encoding YfiT family bacillithiol transferase, producing MNNLEQKKFPIGKYQEPENICDVTLDEYIKVIKDFPGRLKNLIENFNDEQLDTPYREGGWTVRQVVNHLADSHINSFMRLKLALTEDNPTIRPYDEAKWAELQDSLNMPVKPAMRMLKGTHQRWTALLKSMTNKQFERTFHHPEHNKNYNLRSHLALYVWHCNHHFAHIETLKKEKGW from the coding sequence ATGAACAACTTAGAACAAAAGAAATTTCCGATAGGAAAGTATCAGGAGCCTGAAAATATCTGTGATGTTACACTTGATGAATATATTAAAGTAATTAAAGACTTTCCCGGAAGGCTGAAAAACCTGATCGAAAACTTTAACGACGAACAGTTAGATACCCCATACAGAGAAGGCGGATGGACAGTGAGACAGGTTGTGAATCATCTGGCAGACAGCCATATCAATAGTTTTATGCGTCTGAAACTGGCTCTTACCGAAGATAATCCTACTATAAGACCTTATGACGAAGCAAAATGGGCAGAACTTCAGGACAGTCTCAATATGCCTGTAAAACCTGCCATGAGAATGCTGAAAGGAACGCACCAGAGATGGACAGCCTTACTGAAAAGTATGACCAATAAACAGTTTGAAAGAACTTTTCATCATCCGGAACACAACAAAAACTACAATTTAAGAAGCCATCTTGCGCTTTACGTATGGCATTGCAATCATCATTTTGCGCACATCGAAACTTTGAAGAAAGAAAAAGGTTGGTAA
- a CDS encoding DUF1569 domain-containing protein, giving the protein MVKKSLHNPEDFNEIVQRISGLKQNSLRKWGKMDVCQMMRHCSYVLLIPQRKLQLTPINILFRWIGIVTKLEMQIFNNGIPRNMPTFQKLIVNFECDFNSEKANLLKTLEDYKVTFKTGNLPLQHVLFGQMKEKDWGFLEYKHLDHHLKQFST; this is encoded by the coding sequence TTGGTAAAAAAAAGTCTCCATAATCCTGAAGATTTTAATGAAATTGTACAGAGAATTTCAGGGCTAAAGCAAAATTCACTCAGAAAATGGGGGAAAATGGATGTCTGTCAGATGATGAGGCATTGCAGTTATGTCCTGTTAATTCCGCAGAGAAAATTACAGCTTACGCCGATAAACATTCTTTTCCGGTGGATAGGAATTGTTACAAAATTGGAAATGCAAATTTTTAATAACGGAATTCCCCGAAATATGCCGACTTTTCAAAAACTTATTGTTAATTTTGAATGTGATTTTAATTCAGAAAAAGCGAACCTCCTGAAAACGCTTGAAGACTACAAAGTAACTTTTAAGACAGGAAATTTGCCCCTTCAACACGTGCTTTTTGGACAAATGAAAGAAAAAGACTGGGGATTTTTAGAATATAAACATCTGGATCATCACTTAAAACAATTTAGTACATGA
- the ytxJ gene encoding bacillithiol system redox-active protein YtxJ, whose product MSFFDKIFGGKEDTPEQKSFWKKIESEEDLEKAIQDSFQHRIAIFKHSTSCFISKTVLRNFEKEIENLDQKIDLYYLDLLAHRPVSNKIAEDLGVTHQSPQLIVIENGKAVNNASHQNISVDQIV is encoded by the coding sequence ATGAGTTTTTTTGATAAAATATTTGGCGGAAAAGAAGATACACCGGAGCAGAAATCGTTTTGGAAAAAGATAGAATCTGAAGAAGATCTGGAAAAAGCCATTCAGGATTCTTTTCAGCACAGGATAGCAATATTCAAGCATTCAACCAGTTGCTTTATCAGCAAAACCGTGTTGAGAAATTTTGAGAAAGAAATAGAAAATCTGGATCAGAAAATAGATTTATATTACTTAGATTTGCTGGCTCACAGACCGGTTTCCAATAAGATTGCTGAAGATCTCGGAGTAACGCACCAAAGTCCGCAGCTTATTGTAATAGAAAACGGAAAGGCTGTAAACAACGCTTCTCACCAGAATATATCGGTAGACCAAATTGTATAA
- a CDS encoding Crp/Fnr family transcriptional regulator has translation MTNINNYLAKVLNVPLEKVNMCSLHYEVKKVQKNQFLLQYGEVCRYIYFVEKGLLKMYSIDKNGKEHIIQFAPESWLTSDRSSLYFNEKSVYYIEAVEDSEVLLLHPDFINKLIGEFPDSLEKSDILLQKHIKSLQDRINSLLAETAEERYMKFIKMYPDLLLRVPQWMIASYLGITPESLSRVRKELARKNFVPDSK, from the coding sequence ATGACGAATATAAATAATTATCTAGCAAAAGTTTTGAATGTTCCTTTGGAAAAAGTGAATATGTGCAGCCTGCATTATGAGGTAAAAAAAGTGCAGAAAAACCAGTTTCTTTTACAGTACGGTGAAGTCTGCAGATATATTTATTTCGTGGAAAAAGGACTTCTGAAAATGTACTCCATCGATAAGAACGGCAAAGAACATATCATCCAGTTCGCGCCCGAAAGCTGGCTTACTTCAGACCGGAGCAGTCTTTATTTTAACGAAAAGTCCGTGTATTATATTGAAGCAGTAGAAGATTCCGAAGTACTGCTGCTGCATCCGGATTTTATCAATAAACTGATCGGAGAATTTCCCGACAGTCTGGAAAAAAGCGATATCCTTCTTCAGAAACATATAAAAAGTCTTCAGGACAGAATCAATTCCCTTTTGGCAGAAACTGCAGAAGAAAGATATATGAAATTCATTAAAATGTATCCGGATCTGCTGCTGAGAGTTCCACAATGGATGATTGCCTCTTATCTTGGGATTACTCCCGAAAGTTTAAGCCGTGTAAGAAAAGAACTTGCAAGGAAAAATTTCGTTCCGGACAGCAAATAA
- a CDS encoding Crp/Fnr family transcriptional regulator, with the protein MVIKEEILHSVGASIKNYKPSESIFTEGSYPGYYYQIIKGEVKLNNFNEDGKESIQTILEDGHSIGESLLFIDKPYPVNAVALTNCEVLKLPKYIFLDLLKLYPEISQDINVFMSERLYYGLIMSQNLASQSPAAKLKTLMDYLKSFQEEQAPYSFMIPLTRQQMAGLTGLCVETAIRAIKVMERDKLLQIRNRKILY; encoded by the coding sequence ATGGTTATTAAAGAAGAAATTTTGCATTCAGTAGGAGCGAGTATTAAAAATTACAAACCCTCGGAAAGCATATTTACAGAAGGAAGCTATCCCGGTTATTACTATCAGATCATTAAAGGAGAGGTAAAGCTTAATAACTTTAACGAAGACGGAAAGGAAAGTATACAGACTATTTTGGAAGACGGACATAGCATCGGAGAGTCTCTTTTATTTATAGATAAACCTTATCCTGTAAATGCAGTTGCTCTTACAAACTGCGAAGTTCTGAAACTTCCGAAATATATATTTTTAGATTTACTAAAATTATATCCGGAAATATCTCAGGATATAAATGTTTTTATGTCTGAAAGATTGTATTATGGCCTGATTATGTCTCAGAATTTAGCCAGTCAGAGTCCTGCCGCAAAATTAAAAACACTAATGGACTATTTAAAAAGTTTTCAGGAAGAACAGGCTCCGTATTCCTTTATGATCCCCCTTACAAGACAGCAGATGGCTGGTCTTACGGGACTTTGCGTGGAAACTGCCATCAGAGCCATTAAGGTGATGGAGAGAGACAAACTTCTGCAAATCCGGAACAGAAAAATATTGTACTGA
- a CDS encoding Crp/Fnr family transcriptional regulator has translation MKTISCMNIDPELLYEFGAEDRFYKAKEIIYKEGDTALYYYQIISGKVKQNSYNEEGKEFIHNILGEKNSFGDPMLFLEKFYAMNAICITDTEIIRLPKNSFLELLEKNPKISLEMNHCLSQRLYFKAIMLQNMSSLNPVTRLKGLLDYLKSYHEGDCEQCFHVDLTRQQIANLTGLRVETVIRTLKKMEKEGSLKIESRKILY, from the coding sequence ATGAAAACTATAAGCTGCATGAACATTGATCCGGAATTATTATATGAATTCGGAGCAGAAGATAGATTTTATAAAGCGAAAGAAATAATCTATAAAGAAGGAGATACAGCTTTGTATTACTACCAGATTATCAGCGGTAAAGTGAAGCAAAACAGCTATAATGAAGAGGGAAAAGAATTTATTCATAACATTTTAGGAGAAAAAAACAGCTTTGGAGACCCTATGCTCTTTTTAGAAAAATTTTACGCAATGAATGCCATCTGTATTACAGATACAGAAATTATCAGACTTCCGAAAAACAGTTTTTTGGAACTTCTCGAAAAAAATCCGAAAATTTCTTTAGAAATGAACCACTGTCTTTCTCAAAGACTCTATTTTAAAGCCATTATGCTTCAGAATATGTCTTCCTTAAACCCTGTAACAAGATTAAAAGGTTTACTGGATTATCTGAAAAGCTACCATGAAGGAGATTGTGAACAGTGTTTTCATGTAGATCTTACCAGACAGCAGATTGCCAATCTTACAGGCTTAAGAGTAGAAACAGTCATCAGAACCCTGAAAAAAATGGAAAAAGAAGGCAGTTTAAAAATAGAAAGCCGAAAAATTTTATATTAA
- a CDS encoding KGG domain-containing protein, translating into MNTRNSGNRSSRGNSDSSSNLEEIYQLGYDHGYNDAQNDEDYDDDFSEYEDYFDDEDDDYENSYDDYDDEDYDDDDYDDEDYDDDEDDNDNRGRGRGRSGNGNQQRDSQGRFTSGSGRGGSRSGSGRSSGSNSGRSGSGSGSRSGGRGRSSSSGNSNDDNYDHRHDNPGRPRGSRNSGGRSSGSGSNSGRSSNSNSGSSRGNSGSGSRSGNSSGSGRSSSSGSGNGTSRRGFASMSKAERTRIARMGGQASHGGGRSSGSGRSGFGGRRNS; encoded by the coding sequence ATGAACACTAGAAATTCAGGAAACCGTAGTTCAAGAGGAAATTCAGACTCATCAAGCAATCTTGAGGAAATCTACCAGTTAGGATACGATCACGGGTATAACGATGCCCAAAACGATGAAGATTATGACGATGACTTCTCAGAATATGAAGATTACTTTGATGATGAAGACGATGATTATGAAAACAGCTACGACGACTATGATGATGAAGATTATGACGACGATGACTATGATGATGAAGATTACGACGACGATGAAGACGATAACGACAACAGAGGTCGTGGAAGAGGAAGAAGCGGAAACGGAAATCAGCAGAGAGACAGCCAGGGAAGATTTACTTCAGGAAGCGGAAGAGGAGGTTCGCGCAGCGGATCGGGAAGATCTTCAGGTTCAAATTCCGGCAGATCAGGATCAGGATCGGGTTCAAGATCCGGCGGAAGAGGAAGGTCGTCATCTTCAGGCAATTCAAATGACGATAATTATGACCACAGACATGATAATCCGGGAAGACCGAGAGGAAGCAGAAACAGTGGCGGAAGATCTTCAGGTTCCGGCTCAAACTCCGGAAGATCATCGAATTCCAATTCAGGAAGCAGCAGAGGAAACTCAGGTTCAGGTTCAAGATCAGGAAACAGCAGCGGTTCAGGTCGAAGCTCCAGTTCAGGATCTGGTAACGGTACTTCAAGAAGAGGTTTCGCATCAATGAGCAAAGCCGAACGTACGAGAATCGCTCGTATGGGAGGACAGGCTTCTCACGGAGGCGGAAGATCTTCAGGTTCCGGCAGATCGGGATTCGGAGGCAGACGTAATTCATAA
- a CDS encoding ferritin-like domain-containing protein, with the protein MATKTTENKDNSPVKDSSATAETAASASKKNIQADNASVNENEMKNSPLHKFFVSALKDIYFAENAIIDALDKMQEAATTEELKEAFEDHQFQTKKHVSRLEKVFKLIDETPEKKECKAIKGIIEEGEEIIKSTEEGSMTRDAALIIAAQKVEHYEIATYGGLAQLAITMGHDKAADLLEKTLQEEEDTDYDLTEIAETYINFDAEQEE; encoded by the coding sequence ATGGCAACCAAAACCACAGAAAATAAAGATAACAGCCCGGTTAAAGATTCTTCGGCAACTGCAGAAACAGCAGCTTCTGCCTCTAAAAAAAACATACAGGCAGATAATGCTTCTGTAAATGAAAATGAGATGAAAAATTCTCCGCTTCATAAGTTTTTTGTTTCTGCACTTAAAGATATCTATTTCGCGGAAAATGCAATTATTGATGCCTTAGACAAAATGCAGGAAGCCGCTACAACGGAAGAATTAAAGGAAGCTTTCGAAGATCATCAGTTTCAGACGAAAAAGCATGTAAGCCGACTCGAAAAAGTTTTTAAACTGATTGATGAAACTCCCGAAAAAAAAGAATGCAAGGCAATTAAAGGAATCATCGAAGAAGGAGAGGAAATTATAAAATCTACCGAAGAAGGTTCTATGACGCGTGATGCAGCACTTATTATCGCAGCCCAGAAAGTTGAACATTACGAAATCGCCACTTACGGCGGACTTGCTCAGCTTGCAATTACCATGGGACACGACAAAGCCGCAGATCTTCTGGAAAAAACGCTTCAGGAGGAAGAAGACACAGACTATGATCTTACGGAGATCGCCGAAACCTACATCAATTTCGACGCAGAGCAGGAAGAATAA
- a CDS encoding catalase has product MKDKKPTNDKLDQLESHKTSNEETKLTTNQGLKINDNQNSLKAGERGATLLEDFILREKITHFDHERIPERIVHARGSGAHGVFTLKKSLKEYTKAKFLTETGKETPVFVRFSTVAGSRGSTDLARDVRGFAVKFYTEEGNYDLVGNNMPVFFIQDAIKFPDLVHAVKPEPHNEIPQAASAHDTFWDFISLMPESMHMIMWLMSDRAIPRSFSRMEGFGVHTFRFINDEGKAHFVKFHFKPKLGVHSVAWDEAQKISGVDPDFHKRDLWESIESGNFPEWDFGVQLIPEEDEDKFDFDLLDPTKIIPEEEVPVEIFGTLTLNRNPDNFFAETEQVAFHPGHLVPGIDFTNDPLLQGRLFSYTDTQLLRLGSPNFHEIPINRSVNTVHNNQRDGHMRQQIVKGKVSYEPNSIGGGCPFQAMMSEGGFTSHQERVSGTKIRARSESFVDHYSQAKLFYNSQTDHEKTHLQNALIFELSKVTIPEIRERMVGQLNFIDKSLAQKVALNVGVEVKELEFPNKSLPADSNPVDLQSEEREAHTRASEALSMANTVKNTIQGRKIGFIIADGADFGTINDLKNKLESENAVVEIIAPSLAPVKTDSGSALTPKHSLTSTASVCFDALFIGAGEDSAKELMKADNKHKVLHFINEAYKHCKAIYFDEGTKALYKNSNVGLRKHEDPAIVTWEDPEPDSKFIQAIASHRVWELEAERNT; this is encoded by the coding sequence ATGAAAGACAAAAAACCGACAAACGATAAGCTGGATCAGCTTGAATCACACAAAACATCCAACGAAGAAACGAAACTTACCACTAATCAGGGTTTAAAGATAAACGACAACCAAAATTCCCTGAAAGCCGGAGAAAGAGGCGCCACTTTACTGGAAGACTTTATTCTGAGAGAAAAAATTACCCACTTTGATCACGAAAGAATTCCGGAAAGAATTGTTCATGCACGCGGATCGGGAGCGCACGGCGTTTTTACTTTAAAGAAAAGCCTTAAAGAATATACAAAAGCTAAATTTTTAACTGAAACAGGCAAAGAAACTCCGGTTTTTGTAAGATTTTCTACGGTTGCAGGAAGCAGAGGAAGTACAGATCTGGCAAGAGACGTAAGAGGTTTTGCCGTAAAATTCTACACAGAAGAAGGAAATTATGATCTTGTAGGAAACAATATGCCTGTTTTTTTTATTCAGGATGCCATTAAATTTCCCGATCTTGTTCATGCTGTAAAACCCGAACCTCATAACGAAATTCCGCAGGCAGCTTCGGCGCACGATACATTCTGGGATTTTATCTCGCTGATGCCCGAAAGTATGCACATGATTATGTGGCTGATGAGTGACAGAGCCATCCCGAGAAGTTTCAGCAGAATGGAAGGGTTCGGCGTTCATACCTTCAGATTTATTAATGATGAAGGAAAAGCCCATTTTGTAAAATTTCATTTCAAGCCGAAATTGGGAGTACATTCCGTAGCATGGGACGAAGCGCAGAAAATTTCCGGAGTAGATCCGGATTTTCACAAAAGAGATCTTTGGGAATCTATCGAAAGCGGAAATTTTCCGGAGTGGGATTTCGGGGTACAATTAATTCCTGAAGAGGACGAAGATAAATTTGATTTTGATCTTCTCGATCCCACCAAAATTATTCCTGAAGAAGAAGTGCCGGTAGAAATTTTCGGAACGTTAACTTTAAACAGAAATCCTGATAATTTCTTTGCTGAAACGGAGCAGGTGGCTTTTCATCCGGGACATCTCGTTCCGGGTATTGATTTTACCAACGATCCGCTTCTGCAAGGCAGATTATTTTCTTATACAGATACACAGCTTTTAAGACTAGGTTCGCCCAATTTCCATGAAATTCCGATCAACAGATCTGTAAATACCGTTCACAACAATCAGCGTGACGGACACATGAGACAGCAGATCGTGAAAGGAAAAGTAAGCTACGAACCCAATTCCATCGGAGGAGGATGCCCTTTTCAGGCAATGATGTCCGAAGGTGGTTTCACTTCGCATCAGGAAAGAGTTTCGGGAACCAAAATAAGAGCCAGAAGCGAAAGTTTTGTAGATCATTATTCTCAGGCAAAATTATTTTACAACAGCCAGACCGATCATGAGAAAACCCATCTTCAGAATGCCCTGATTTTTGAACTGTCGAAAGTCACCATTCCGGAAATCAGAGAAAGAATGGTAGGACAGCTTAATTTCATCGATAAATCTTTAGCACAGAAGGTTGCTTTAAATGTAGGCGTTGAAGTGAAAGAGCTGGAATTCCCTAATAAAAGCCTTCCGGCAGACAGCAATCCTGTAGATCTGCAAAGTGAAGAAAGAGAAGCACATACGAGAGCTTCTGAAGCTTTAAGCATGGCAAATACCGTAAAAAATACTATACAGGGAAGAAAAATAGGCTTTATTATTGCGGATGGAGCCGATTTTGGCACTATAAATGATCTAAAAAATAAACTGGAAAGTGAGAATGCAGTTGTTGAAATTATTGCACCCAGTTTAGCTCCGGTAAAGACGGACAGCGGATCTGCTTTAACGCCAAAGCATTCCCTCACAAGTACAGCAAGTGTATGTTTTGATGCCCTGTTCATCGGTGCAGGAGAAGATTCCGCAAAAGAGCTTATGAAAGCAGACAACAAGCACAAAGTTTTACATTTCATTAATGAAGCGTACAAACACTGCAAAGCAATTTATTTTGATGAAGGTACAAAAGCGCTTTACAAAAACAGCAATGTTGGTTTAAGAAAACATGAAGATCCTGCCATTGTAACCTGGGAAGATCCTGAGCCTGACAGTAAATTTATACAGGCAATTGCCAGCCACAGAGTCTGGGAGCTTGAAGCCGAAAGAAACACGTAA
- a CDS encoding CinA family protein translates to MEFQKNLLDYISQSLITADETISVVESVTSGCLQLAFSQMPNASLFYKGGMTAYTLPEKVRLLNVDQTEGEECDCVSENIAETMALNVAKFFESDWSIATTGYCTPIRNSSYKIFAYFSFAYKGEIVLTKKLELHPKTQALNAQLYYTEFILGCFKSEINQLLILK, encoded by the coding sequence ATGGAATTTCAAAAAAACCTCTTAGATTACATCAGTCAGTCGCTGATTACCGCTGATGAAACAATTTCTGTGGTAGAAAGCGTAACCTCCGGATGTTTACAGCTTGCCTTTTCACAAATGCCCAATGCATCATTGTTTTACAAAGGCGGAATGACAGCCTATACTTTACCCGAAAAAGTGAGACTTCTGAATGTAGATCAGACAGAAGGTGAAGAATGTGACTGCGTTTCGGAAAATATCGCAGAAACTATGGCTCTTAATGTCGCAAAGTTTTTCGAATCCGACTGGTCTATTGCCACAACAGGATACTGCACGCCGATCCGTAATTCTTCGTATAAGATTTTTGCTTACTTTTCTTTTGCCTACAAAGGAGAAATTGTTCTGACTAAAAAACTGGAACTTCATCCGAAAACACAGGCTTTGAACGCTCAGTTGTATTACACCGAATTTATTTTAGGCTGTTTTAAAAGTGAGATCAATCAGCTTTTAATTTTAAAATAA
- a CDS encoding SDR family oxidoreductase codes for MRKLKLDGKTVLITGADSGIGKAAALLFAEEGADIAIIYHSDEKDAEKAKSEIEAAGRKCSVYKGDINDYEFCEEVTSKVISEFGKIDILVNNAGTQFPSKSIEELQEENIRTTFNSNIIGMILLTKVVFPYLKEGSSIINTTSAAAYQGHPELLDYSATKGAIVSFTRSLALQAKPKGIRVNAVAPGPVATPLTKETFDEEEEDPDKPPFERNATPEEVASSFLFLAGEEAAQFTGQVLHPNGGIVVNG; via the coding sequence ATGAGGAAATTGAAATTAGACGGTAAAACCGTTCTTATCACAGGAGCCGACAGCGGAATAGGTAAAGCAGCTGCATTGCTTTTTGCTGAAGAAGGAGCAGATATTGCGATTATCTATCATTCCGATGAAAAAGATGCAGAAAAAGCGAAATCAGAAATTGAAGCTGCCGGAAGAAAATGTTCTGTTTACAAAGGAGATATTAATGATTATGAATTTTGTGAAGAGGTAACCTCAAAAGTTATTTCAGAATTCGGAAAGATTGATATTCTTGTTAATAATGCCGGAACACAGTTTCCTTCAAAAAGTATCGAAGAACTCCAAGAAGAAAATATTCGGACAACTTTTAATTCAAATATAATCGGTATGATTTTATTAACGAAGGTTGTTTTTCCGTATCTGAAAGAGGGAAGTTCTATCATCAATACCACTTCCGCAGCAGCTTATCAGGGACATCCGGAACTCCTCGATTATTCAGCAACAAAAGGCGCCATTGTTTCTTTTACAAGATCTCTGGCATTGCAGGCAAAACCTAAAGGAATCCGTGTAAATGCCGTTGCTCCGGGACCTGTAGCAACTCCATTAACTAAAGAAACTTTTGATGAAGAGGAAGAAGATCCGGACAAACCTCCTTTTGAAAGAAATGCTACACCGGAAGAAGTTGCCTCCAGTTTCCTTTTTTTGGCAGGCGAAGAGGCTGCACAGTTTACCGGACAGGTTCTGCATCCGAACGGAGGAATCGTTGTTAACGGATAA
- a CDS encoding phosphatase PAP2 family protein, translating into MKKFFAGLFLIVGSVQLISAQEADSLQFQDNADSAMVLKSLPEDNTHQFSYKKLIVPTVLISYGIASLSIDELKNLNSSTQYEISEHKPDHIKLDNYTQFAPAVLVYGLNALGVKGKHNFRDRSIIYGTSMMITSAITIPLKHAVKEERPDHSNRLSFPSGHTAIAFASAQFMFREYKDHNLLLGISGYSLAVFTGVYRMLNDKHWFGDVIGGAGFGILSTELAYWLYPKINKLLGGKPEKSQAMMMPYYQKGNVGIGFVKNF; encoded by the coding sequence ATGAAAAAATTCTTTGCAGGACTATTTTTGATTGTCGGAAGTGTTCAACTGATTTCCGCTCAGGAAGCGGACAGTCTGCAGTTTCAGGATAATGCAGATTCTGCAATGGTTCTTAAAAGTCTTCCTGAAGATAACACGCATCAGTTCAGCTATAAAAAGCTTATTGTTCCTACCGTACTGATTTCTTACGGAATTGCCAGTCTGAGCATTGATGAGCTGAAAAATCTGAATTCTTCAACACAATACGAAATTAGCGAACATAAACCGGATCATATTAAACTGGATAATTATACACAATTTGCTCCCGCAGTTTTAGTCTACGGTCTGAATGCTCTCGGAGTAAAAGGAAAACATAATTTCCGTGACAGAAGCATTATCTACGGAACTTCCATGATGATCACTTCCGCCATTACTATTCCGCTGAAACATGCTGTAAAAGAAGAAAGACCGGACCATTCCAACAGGCTGTCTTTTCCTTCGGGGCATACGGCAATTGCATTTGCATCGGCGCAGTTTATGTTCAGGGAATATAAAGACCACAATCTTTTGCTGGGAATTTCGGGGTATTCTTTAGCCGTTTTTACAGGAGTATATCGAATGCTGAATGACAAACACTGGTTCGGAGATGTTATTGGCGGAGCAGGATTCGGGATTTTATCTACGGAACTCGCGTACTGGCTTTATCCGAAAATCAATAAACTCTTAGGCGGGAAGCCGGAAAAATCTCAGGCAATGATGATGCCTTACTATCAGAAAGGAAATGTAGGAATCGGGTTTGTGAAAAATTTTTAA
- a CDS encoding pyridoxamine 5'-phosphate oxidase family protein: MSTENLTHTQAIKKIKELSENARICMFCTELEKLPINSRPMSLQETDDEGNLWFISSDTSNKNFEIRDDKRVQLFFMNNSDYEYLSVYGEAAIYKDRSTIEDKWSPMAKAWFEEGKDDPNVSIIRVEPKETYYWNTKAGKLVSLFNFVTSAITGNTTDNSDGVEGKATV, translated from the coding sequence ATGTCTACAGAAAATCTTACCCACACGCAAGCGATTAAAAAAATTAAGGAATTATCTGAAAATGCGAGAATCTGTATGTTTTGTACAGAACTGGAGAAACTTCCGATCAATTCCCGTCCGATGTCGCTACAGGAAACCGATGACGAAGGAAATCTCTGGTTCATCAGTAGCGATACGAGCAACAAAAACTTTGAGATAAGGGATGATAAAAGAGTACAGTTGTTTTTCATGAATAATTCTGATTATGAGTATCTTTCAGTGTATGGAGAAGCTGCCATCTATAAAGACCGATCGACAATTGAAGATAAATGGTCGCCAATGGCAAAAGCATGGTTTGAGGAAGGAAAAGATGATCCGAATGTATCAATTATCCGTGTAGAACCGAAAGAAACCTATTACTGGAATACAAAAGCCGGAAAACTGGTAAGTCTTTTCAATTTTGTAACTTCGGCCATTACAGGAAATACAACAGATAATTCCGACGGCGTGGAAGGAAAAGCAACGGTTTAA